TGCCGGAGTTGCCTGCGCAACTGTATGGGGAACGTCTCGAGCGCCTCCGGGCAAGGGCCCAGGAGCAGGGCTACGACCGGCTGGTGATCTACGCCGACCGGGAGCACAGCGCCAACCTCTCCTACCTGACCGGTTTCGATCCGCGCTTCGAAGAAGCGGTGCTCATCGTCGGCCCGGACCCAGAGCCGGCCATTCTGGTCGGCAACGAATGCTGGGGCATGGCGGGAGCGGCTCCCCTTCCGATGCGACGCCACCTGTTTCAGGACCTGAGCC
This is a stretch of genomic DNA from Acidimicrobiia bacterium. It encodes these proteins:
- a CDS encoding aminopeptidase P family N-terminal domain-containing protein produces the protein MKRAQLTQVSLPDFGMPETMPELPAQLYGERLERLRARAQEQGYDRLVIYADREHSANLSYLTGFDPRFEEAVLIVGPDPEPAILVGNECWGMAGAAPLPMRRHLFQDLS